One Phycisphaerae bacterium RAS2 DNA window includes the following coding sequences:
- the pleD_4 gene encoding Response regulator PleD produces the protein MHPITILIVEQSPHQSREIEKTLRCIARPVTVVMRPEADAIWSQESDSRVDVVLLNPGDDPNEIDRVVAIAVSRQPPCPVLVYSESLAVDTVIECIRMGGADFIRRQELADPVMLWDRIDSAVKRHRRDAIEKRRMERRIRQLQRKVELDPLTGLGNRRAIERILDRDGRRTRERRGDTCFAMLDIDIFKRVNDRMGHEMGDRVLQAVSREIAAMTGSRGVAARWGGEEFLIILPNTSLAHGYSDAEKLRERIASRLFDSPSAPCSVSVSIGLSVAPSRDISSDCILHADAALMLAKLRGRNQTCINAMVGFDELAANTPGGSVEVRIRDFIRICCKQLGPAQREHLTHHSERVSDLAVRVGRQLGMTDVALQELALAGLCHDLGKCCIPDTVLSKPDKLTPEERLLVARHAQEGGQLAAKLGAAKELSEAVRFHHVPYMQEGRGRTGLGLSALGAGTGLDAGILNVADTMATMLTEFSYQSARTLNQTLQEVANQSGRQFAPAIAQAAIKAMH, from the coding sequence ATGCACCCAATTACGATTCTGATCGTCGAGCAATCGCCACACCAGTCAAGGGAAATCGAGAAGACGCTCCGATGCATTGCTCGCCCGGTGACAGTGGTGATGCGTCCGGAAGCGGATGCGATCTGGAGCCAGGAATCTGACTCTCGTGTTGATGTTGTTCTCCTCAATCCAGGCGATGATCCGAATGAGATCGATCGTGTCGTCGCAATCGCGGTGTCGCGACAGCCGCCGTGTCCAGTTCTGGTTTACTCCGAGTCCCTCGCAGTGGACACGGTCATTGAATGCATCAGAATGGGAGGGGCGGACTTCATTCGCCGCCAGGAGCTGGCCGATCCCGTCATGTTGTGGGATCGAATTGACTCCGCGGTGAAACGACATCGTCGCGATGCAATTGAAAAGCGTCGAATGGAACGCCGCATTCGCCAGTTGCAGCGCAAGGTGGAGTTGGACCCGCTGACCGGCCTGGGGAATCGGCGAGCAATTGAGCGGATTCTGGATCGCGACGGTCGAAGGACTCGAGAGCGGCGGGGAGATACCTGCTTCGCCATGCTGGACATCGACATCTTCAAGCGAGTCAATGATCGCATGGGCCACGAAATGGGGGATCGTGTGCTGCAAGCGGTGTCGCGTGAGATCGCCGCGATGACCGGGTCACGCGGAGTGGCGGCGCGCTGGGGAGGCGAGGAATTTCTCATTATCTTGCCGAATACGTCCCTTGCGCACGGGTATTCGGATGCCGAAAAACTGCGCGAGCGGATTGCATCGCGACTCTTTGATTCACCGAGCGCGCCGTGCTCGGTCTCGGTCAGCATTGGCCTGTCGGTCGCTCCGAGTCGGGACATTTCGAGTGATTGCATTCTTCACGCAGACGCCGCTTTGATGCTGGCCAAGTTGCGAGGCCGCAATCAGACCTGCATCAATGCCATGGTCGGGTTCGATGAGTTGGCGGCCAACACGCCCGGAGGCTCCGTTGAAGTTCGCATTCGCGATTTCATACGAATCTGTTGCAAACAGCTCGGTCCGGCGCAGCGGGAACATCTCACGCATCACTCTGAGAGAGTGAGTGATCTGGCCGTTCGGGTCGGCCGACAATTAGGTATGACGGATGTCGCCTTGCAGGAGCTTGCCCTCGCCGGATTGTGTCACGACCTCGGCAAATGCTGTATTCCGGACACCGTGCTTTCCAAGCCGGACAAACTCACGCCGGAGGAGCGATTGCTTGTTGCCCGCCATGCTCAGGAGGGCGGACAGCTTGCTGCGAAACTCGGTGCGGCAAAAGAACTTTCTGAGGCCGTGCGATTCCACCATGTGCCCTACATGCAAGAAGGTAGGGGTCGCACGGGCCTCGGACTTTCCGCCTTGGGTGCCGGGACCGGGCTAGATGCGGGCATCCTGAACGTCGCCGACACCATGGCAACCATGTTGACCGAGTTCTCGTACCAGTCCGCGCGGACGCTGAATCAAACACTTCAGGAAGTGGCCAACCAAAGCGGCCGGCAATTTGCTCCAGCAATCGCCCAGGCCGCGATCAAAGCCATGCATTGA
- the hypF1 gene encoding Hydrogenase maturation protein hypF1 has translation MSVQSPPTSTEACRREHQSAFAGLGTTEFAMPRVAVGPILALGAEGKGSVCFYQGSCAEMVSGLGNLAQPGPFRTFHRHVKELLERAGEGPLLIAHDLHPSYLSTRLAQSLGRPCLPVQHHHAHAMTVLAEHDVKTPALALVCDGAGYGSDGMIWGCELLACRGAAFDRMGHHVTFPLLGGDAASIETWRPAAALLQAAYGDAWPRDAVGRLGSNVLSDISRLVARRAVVRPSLLTSSLGRIFDAVASLLGLCNRNDREGQAAGVLQSAAAGCIGPPYAYETALDAQHIRMSLIPGIRGVVEDILERRDVAEVAARFHGTVASMLAAAARIAADRTGIRLVALAGGCFTNSLLRECVITRLAAARLEVLTPRRTSYGDECLALGQAVIGAAHTAAGFSAGANDRKGR, from the coding sequence ATGTCGGTCCAGTCTCCTCCAACCTCCACTGAAGCGTGTCGTCGCGAGCATCAGTCTGCGTTCGCGGGCCTTGGGACGACCGAATTTGCAATGCCCCGAGTGGCAGTCGGGCCGATCCTCGCCTTGGGCGCGGAGGGCAAGGGCAGTGTTTGCTTCTACCAGGGATCGTGCGCGGAGATGGTGAGCGGTTTAGGAAATCTTGCGCAGCCAGGCCCATTTCGCACGTTCCATCGACACGTCAAGGAGTTGCTTGAGCGAGCCGGCGAAGGACCGTTGTTGATTGCTCATGACCTGCATCCGTCCTATCTGTCTACGCGGTTGGCCCAAAGTCTAGGGCGTCCGTGTTTGCCGGTGCAGCACCATCACGCACACGCGATGACCGTCCTGGCCGAGCATGACGTGAAAACTCCGGCGTTGGCGCTGGTCTGTGATGGTGCAGGGTACGGCTCCGATGGGATGATCTGGGGATGCGAGCTGCTGGCTTGTCGCGGAGCCGCCTTTGATCGAATGGGGCATCATGTCACGTTTCCGCTGCTCGGCGGCGATGCGGCATCCATTGAAACGTGGCGGCCTGCAGCGGCCTTGTTGCAAGCGGCCTATGGCGATGCGTGGCCCCGTGACGCAGTGGGTCGTCTAGGGTCCAATGTTTTGTCGGACATCTCACGGCTGGTCGCGCGCCGTGCGGTCGTTCGACCTTCATTGCTTACGTCAAGCCTCGGCCGAATTTTTGATGCCGTGGCGTCGCTGCTTGGATTGTGCAATCGAAATGATCGTGAAGGCCAGGCAGCCGGCGTGCTGCAAAGCGCCGCCGCAGGCTGCATCGGCCCGCCTTATGCCTACGAGACGGCGCTCGATGCCCAGCACATTCGCATGAGCCTGATTCCCGGAATTCGCGGAGTGGTCGAAGACATTCTGGAACGCCGGGACGTGGCGGAGGTCGCGGCACGCTTTCACGGGACGGTCGCCAGCATGCTTGCTGCTGCGGCGCGGATCGCGGCGGATCGAACGGGCATTCGACTGGTTGCGTTGGCCGGCGGCTGCTTCACGAATTCGCTCCTGCGCGAGTGCGTCATCACGCGTCTGGCCGCGGCGAGGCTGGAAGTCCTCACGCCTCGTAGAACGTCCTATGGAGATGAGTGTCTGGCGCTCGGACAGGCTGTAATCGGCGCGGCGCACACGGCGGCGGGGTTTTCTGCAGGAGCGAACGACCGAAAAGGACGGTAA
- the hypC gene encoding Hydrogenase isoenzymes formation protein HypC, with protein MCLAVPGKMIECDGSNAVVDMQGNRVRIVRVLTPDARPGDWVLVHAGFSISTMDETTALETWDYLDGAYGAAELREEISAAREGEL; from the coding sequence ATGTGTCTCGCGGTTCCTGGGAAGATGATTGAATGCGATGGCTCCAACGCTGTCGTGGACATGCAGGGCAATCGCGTGCGAATTGTTCGCGTGCTGACGCCCGATGCGCGACCGGGTGACTGGGTGCTGGTCCACGCGGGGTTTTCGATTTCGACGATGGACGAGACCACGGCGCTCGAGACATGGGACTACCTGGACGGAGCATACGGCGCCGCGGAACTGAGGGAAGAAATAAGCGCCGCTAGGGAGGGCGAGTTGTGA
- the hypD gene encoding Hydrogenase isoenzymes formation protein HypD: MKVDMASWLEEVTASVSRIGRRVQIMEVCGTHTVSFFRSGIRSILPPDLRLISGPGCPVCVTAQRHIDAAIELGSRPGLTIATYGDMLRVPGRRGSLESLRSAGADVRVVQSAMKALEWAGSHPTRQVVFLGVGFETTAPATAAAVLAAKRDAIKNFSVLMCHKLVVPAMTALLRGQRVALDGFLCPGHVSVIIGAKAYRPLVQRFSKPCVVAGFESSQLALGLLHLVRQIEGGAARLENVYSGVVHETGNRTARALMRRVFVVADAPWRAMGVIPRSGLELAHAYRAFDALERFGIALGEDHDPPACRCGEVIQGVATPEDCPLFGHGCTPRTPIGPCMVSGEGTCGAWYRFESALRSGGRQWAARSGKTDHLIAESGKVASIGEQGLREDSP; the protein is encoded by the coding sequence GTGAAAGTGGACATGGCATCATGGCTCGAGGAGGTCACGGCATCGGTCAGCCGAATCGGCCGCCGCGTGCAGATTATGGAGGTCTGCGGGACGCATACCGTGTCTTTCTTCCGCAGCGGGATTCGTTCGATACTGCCGCCGGACCTGCGCCTGATTAGCGGGCCCGGCTGCCCGGTCTGCGTCACCGCCCAGCGACACATTGATGCGGCGATCGAACTGGGGTCGCGCCCCGGTCTCACGATTGCGACATATGGCGACATGCTGCGCGTGCCGGGCCGGCGAGGCAGCCTCGAATCGCTTCGGTCCGCCGGAGCGGACGTGCGCGTTGTGCAATCGGCGATGAAGGCCCTCGAATGGGCGGGTTCACATCCAACGCGTCAGGTTGTGTTTCTGGGAGTAGGTTTCGAGACGACTGCTCCGGCAACCGCAGCAGCGGTGCTCGCGGCAAAGCGCGACGCGATCAAGAACTTCAGCGTGCTGATGTGTCACAAACTGGTTGTTCCCGCCATGACGGCGTTGCTGCGCGGGCAGCGCGTGGCGCTGGACGGATTTCTCTGCCCCGGGCACGTTAGTGTCATCATCGGTGCCAAGGCTTATCGACCGCTCGTTCAACGGTTCAGCAAACCGTGCGTCGTTGCGGGATTTGAGTCGTCGCAATTGGCGCTGGGGCTGCTTCATCTCGTACGTCAGATCGAGGGTGGCGCGGCCCGATTGGAAAACGTTTACAGCGGCGTTGTCCATGAGACAGGCAACCGGACCGCGCGGGCTCTCATGCGGCGCGTGTTCGTCGTGGCCGACGCACCGTGGCGCGCGATGGGTGTGATTCCGCGAAGTGGGCTCGAATTGGCGCACGCCTATCGAGCCTTCGACGCACTGGAGCGCTTCGGCATCGCACTCGGAGAAGATCACGATCCGCCGGCGTGTCGATGTGGCGAAGTGATCCAGGGAGTCGCCACACCGGAGGATTGCCCGTTGTTCGGGCACGGCTGCACTCCGCGCACTCCCATCGGCCCTTGCATGGTCAGCGGCGAGGGGACATGCGGCGCGTGGTACCGATTCGAGTCGGCGTTGCGATCGGGCGGCCGGCAATGGGCAGCGCGATCAGGCAAAACGGATCACTTAATCGCAGAGTCCGGCAAAGTCGCCTCGATCGGTGAGCAAGGTCTTCGGGAGGACTCGCCATGA
- the hypE gene encoding Hydrogenase expression/formation protein HypE — protein MTALTSNRVAGSNSTDETFPSVLTPGSAIERIVVAHGGGGELTAALVREHFLPRLTNKQLEQLSDSAVLPWSGEKLVFTTDSYVVTPIEFPGGDIGRLAVCGTVNDLAVMGAKPVALSLGMILEEGLPVMLLDRVVASIEAACREAGVAIVTGDTKVIESRQPVGGPSDESSMARGLFINTAGVGTLLPGISLDVSRISPGDAVLVSGTLAEHGLTILAAREGMEFESSLTSDAAPLNHMIASVLGAGSDIRFMRDATRGGIASVLADICELRDVSIVLEETALPITPTARHAAELFGLDPLTIANEGKVVIVTSASAAEAVVNQLRRHPLGQNAAIIGRVTAEQPPLVELRTAAGGSRIVQRPYGEELPRIC, from the coding sequence ATGACTGCGTTGACGTCGAACAGGGTTGCGGGCTCAAACTCAACAGATGAGACGTTCCCATCGGTGCTCACGCCCGGCAGTGCAATCGAGCGCATCGTTGTCGCGCATGGTGGTGGCGGGGAACTGACCGCGGCGCTGGTGCGCGAGCACTTCCTGCCGCGCCTGACCAATAAGCAATTGGAGCAACTCTCGGACAGCGCCGTGCTGCCATGGTCCGGCGAGAAACTCGTCTTCACGACGGATTCGTATGTCGTAACACCGATTGAGTTTCCCGGAGGCGACATCGGCCGCTTGGCGGTGTGTGGCACCGTGAACGATCTCGCCGTAATGGGCGCCAAACCGGTCGCGCTGTCTCTCGGAATGATTCTCGAAGAGGGTCTGCCGGTGATGCTGCTGGATCGCGTCGTAGCGTCGATTGAAGCGGCTTGCCGCGAGGCGGGCGTGGCCATCGTCACGGGCGATACGAAGGTCATCGAATCGCGTCAGCCCGTGGGCGGGCCATCGGACGAATCCTCCATGGCGCGAGGTCTATTCATCAATACGGCGGGAGTCGGTACGCTCCTACCCGGAATCAGTCTGGATGTGTCGCGCATCAGCCCGGGTGACGCGGTGCTGGTAAGCGGGACACTGGCCGAGCATGGGCTGACGATTCTGGCCGCGCGCGAAGGGATGGAGTTTGAAAGCAGCCTGACCAGCGACGCCGCGCCCTTGAACCACATGATCGCTTCTGTTCTTGGCGCGGGCAGTGATATTCGATTCATGCGCGACGCGACGCGCGGCGGCATCGCCAGTGTCCTGGCGGACATTTGCGAGCTACGCGACGTGAGCATTGTGCTCGAAGAGACAGCGCTGCCGATTACACCGACCGCGCGGCATGCGGCGGAACTGTTCGGCCTGGATCCGCTGACCATCGCCAACGAGGGGAAAGTTGTAATCGTGACATCCGCGAGTGCAGCGGAAGCGGTTGTCAACCAGCTTCGACGCCACCCGCTTGGACAAAACGCCGCCATCATTGGCCGCGTCACGGCCGAGCAGCCGCCACTTGTGGAACTTCGCACGGCCGCCGGCGGGTCAAGGATCGTGCAACGACCTTACGGCGAGGAGCTGCCGCGCATCTGCTAG
- the asrA gene encoding Anaerobic sulfite reductase subunit A gives MLDRMLNHADLIEMLDDLARKRRLVGPVRRGERFLYEEVTDPRQLDLLFTYCVFGPRSYLFPPVETLFTFESENGAFRAKPMLDARPLALIGVHPCDLHAIALLDHVFGHEHADEHYLTRRRHTFIVGMDCGRPCTEGVFCADMGCHDTESGFDLMLHLLGEKANGHARYGVRFGTPEGRQWVLYGRRSEVPTLDDERAFDRAQREKAAAFSRRIKTPAEELPALLDRSYDSLLWEATARRCYSCGSCNLSCPTCYCFNILDDLSLDGSQGTRRREWDGCQIKSFATVAGPHNFRPKAASRLRHRIYRKAKWIREKTGLPGCVGCARCDRACTAKINSVEIYNQLAEEV, from the coding sequence ATGCTGGACCGGATGCTGAATCATGCGGATTTGATCGAGATGCTGGACGATCTGGCACGGAAGCGGCGATTGGTCGGTCCGGTCCGACGAGGCGAGCGATTTCTTTACGAAGAAGTGACAGATCCGAGGCAGCTTGACCTCTTATTTACCTATTGCGTGTTTGGACCTCGGAGTTACTTGTTCCCGCCGGTTGAGACACTCTTCACCTTTGAGAGCGAGAACGGCGCGTTTCGCGCCAAGCCGATGCTGGACGCCCGGCCGCTCGCATTGATCGGTGTGCATCCGTGTGACCTGCACGCGATCGCGCTGTTGGATCATGTGTTCGGTCACGAGCACGCGGACGAACACTACCTGACGCGCAGGCGACACACTTTTATCGTCGGAATGGACTGCGGGCGACCTTGTACAGAGGGCGTCTTCTGCGCGGACATGGGATGTCATGACACGGAGAGCGGCTTTGATCTCATGCTGCATCTGTTGGGCGAGAAGGCGAACGGGCATGCGCGCTACGGTGTGCGTTTCGGTACGCCGGAAGGGCGGCAGTGGGTGTTGTACGGGCGGCGCAGCGAAGTTCCGACACTGGATGATGAACGGGCGTTCGACCGCGCACAGCGCGAGAAGGCCGCCGCCTTCAGCCGGCGCATCAAGACTCCCGCGGAGGAATTGCCCGCGCTGCTCGACCGGTCATACGATTCGCTTCTCTGGGAGGCGACAGCGCGGCGGTGTTATTCTTGTGGCAGCTGCAATCTCTCGTGCCCGACCTGCTATTGCTTCAATATTCTCGACGACTTGAGCTTGGACGGCTCGCAGGGAACGCGCCGCCGCGAGTGGGACGGCTGTCAGATCAAGAGCTTCGCGACCGTGGCCGGACCGCACAACTTCCGTCCCAAGGCCGCGTCGCGATTGCGCCATCGCATCTATCGCAAAGCGAAGTGGATTCGCGAGAAGACCGGCCTGCCGGGCTGCGTGGGTTGTGCCCGTTGCGATCGCGCCTGCACGGCCAAGATCAATTCCGTGGAAATCTACAACCAGCTCGCGGAGGAGGTGTGA
- the asrB gene encoding Anaerobic sulfite reductase subunit B codes for MTPAPVLHANPGGSVYIPSPARVLRVTRLTEMEKLFELAFLDERPLGHDPGQFVQASALGYGECPISICSSPTQRDRFELCIRRVGRVTNQLHQLAPGAVIGIRGPLGHGFDMHEFHGRDVLVVAGGLGLAPLRSLIQYIVDERARFGQFHLLYGARCPSELLFQEDLVRWRQNPDVNLLITVDRPDEQWRGRNGVVTTLFKDLPKLDPANTNVVIVGPPVMFKFVVLEVLARRIPQSSIYCSLERHMKCGIGKCGHCQANHVYVCMDGPVFKYGELKAMREAME; via the coding sequence ATGACGCCTGCCCCCGTTCTTCATGCGAACCCCGGCGGCAGCGTGTACATCCCGTCGCCCGCGCGCGTGCTGCGCGTGACTCGGTTAACGGAAATGGAGAAGCTCTTCGAGCTGGCGTTTCTCGATGAGCGGCCGCTGGGCCACGATCCCGGGCAGTTCGTGCAGGCCTCCGCCCTGGGCTATGGCGAGTGTCCAATCTCAATTTGTTCGTCGCCCACGCAGCGAGATCGTTTCGAGCTGTGCATTCGCCGCGTGGGCCGTGTGACGAATCAACTGCATCAGCTGGCGCCCGGAGCGGTCATCGGCATTCGCGGCCCGCTTGGGCACGGCTTTGACATGCACGAGTTCCACGGGCGCGACGTGCTGGTGGTGGCGGGTGGACTGGGTCTGGCCCCGCTACGGTCGCTCATTCAGTACATCGTCGATGAGCGTGCGCGGTTCGGACAGTTCCACTTGCTCTATGGTGCCCGGTGCCCGTCGGAACTGCTCTTTCAGGAAGACCTCGTCCGCTGGCGGCAGAACCCAGACGTGAATCTGCTCATCACAGTGGATCGGCCCGACGAGCAGTGGCGCGGGCGCAACGGCGTCGTCACGACCCTGTTCAAGGACCTGCCGAAACTTGATCCCGCCAATACCAATGTCGTGATCGTCGGGCCGCCGGTGATGTTCAAGTTCGTCGTTCTGGAAGTCCTCGCGCGGCGCATTCCGCAGAGCAGCATCTATTGTTCACTCGAGCGGCACATGAAATGCGGGATCGGCAAGTGCGGCCACTGTCAGGCCAATCATGTGTACGTCTGCATGGACGGTCCGGTCTTCAAATATGGCGAACTGAAAGCGATGCGTGAGGCGATGGAATGA
- the hoxY gene encoding NAD-reducing hydrogenase HoxS subunit delta, producing the protein MKPRIAIFSLTGCEGCSLAILELEDQLLDLLGAVEIVNFREGMTEKAWDIDIGFVDGAVSTPEDEREAKRFREACKTLVAIGSCACLGGINTLKNHQARDDYRRYVYGERAEWFPTQPARPLSSVVKVDYELPGCPMIKEEFLQFVKDVLAGRPFKLPDTAVCVECKKRGNVCLYEQGICCLGPVTRAGCNAICPSFGSKCEGCRGIVDREALLVAGVNLREQYDIPLEQVLADFRLFGAYQEGDLP; encoded by the coding sequence ATGAAACCGCGAATCGCCATCTTCAGTCTGACGGGTTGCGAGGGATGCTCGCTGGCAATCCTGGAGCTGGAGGACCAGCTGCTGGACCTGCTTGGGGCCGTCGAGATTGTGAACTTCCGCGAGGGCATGACCGAAAAGGCCTGGGACATCGACATCGGCTTTGTGGATGGGGCGGTGTCCACGCCGGAGGATGAACGAGAGGCGAAGCGATTTCGCGAGGCCTGTAAGACACTCGTCGCCATCGGCTCGTGTGCCTGCCTCGGCGGCATCAACACGCTCAAAAACCATCAGGCCAGGGATGATTACCGGCGCTACGTGTATGGCGAGCGCGCCGAGTGGTTCCCGACGCAGCCTGCCCGGCCTCTTTCATCGGTTGTCAAGGTTGACTACGAATTGCCCGGCTGCCCGATGATCAAGGAGGAGTTCCTGCAATTCGTGAAGGACGTGCTCGCGGGCAGGCCCTTCAAGCTGCCGGACACCGCCGTGTGCGTGGAGTGCAAGAAGCGCGGCAATGTCTGCCTCTATGAACAGGGCATCTGCTGCCTCGGACCGGTGACGCGCGCCGGGTGCAACGCGATCTGCCCCAGCTTCGGATCGAAGTGTGAAGGCTGCCGTGGAATCGTTGATCGCGAGGCGCTGCTCGTCGCCGGCGTCAATCTGCGCGAGCAATACGACATCCCACTGGAGCAGGTCCTCGCCGATTTCAGGCTCTTCGGTGCGTACCAGGAAGGAGACCTGCCATGA
- the hoxH gene encoding NAD-reducing hydrogenase HoxS subunit beta, with protein sequence MTDVSIDVRHVTRVEGHGNIAINVQDGEITRLELAIVESPRFFESFLRGRMYHEVPHITCRICGICSVGHTTTSVKAVEAALGITPSEQTVLLRKLILYGEELQSHFLHLYFLAVPDFLGVGSVIPLARTNPDVVKRALRMKKLANDICGAVGGRHIHPIAIHVGGVTHLPRDEELTGLKRRLEDCRTDLAETVGLFATLKPPDLRRDTEYMALKDAGGEYAFYDGDIVSTRDPTPTPVARYRERVIESVVRHSAAKHCRSPQSETYAVGALARFNNNHEQLHPKAKEAAKALGLQPPCDNPFHNNTAQLVESVHCVDASIELIDELLRRGLRLEPLVKPQRYGEIGAGAAEVPRGVLFHEFGIDRQGRVESANLIIPTGQNLANIEADMRAMVPKLIDSELSKGEIKLQLEMLVRAYDPCISCATHLLDIEWQGEGT encoded by the coding sequence ATGACCGATGTCTCCATCGATGTCCGGCACGTCACGCGCGTCGAGGGGCACGGCAACATCGCCATCAACGTGCAGGATGGCGAGATCACGCGACTGGAACTGGCGATCGTGGAAAGCCCGCGGTTTTTTGAGTCCTTCCTGCGCGGGCGGATGTATCACGAAGTCCCGCACATCACCTGTCGCATCTGCGGCATCTGCTCGGTCGGGCACACGACAACGAGCGTCAAGGCGGTGGAGGCGGCGCTGGGCATCACGCCGAGCGAGCAGACGGTGCTGCTGCGAAAGCTCATTTTGTACGGCGAGGAGTTGCAGAGTCATTTTCTCCACCTGTATTTCCTTGCGGTGCCGGACTTCCTCGGCGTCGGTTCGGTGATTCCGCTGGCTCGCACGAACCCCGATGTGGTCAAACGCGCTTTGAGGATGAAAAAACTCGCCAACGATATCTGCGGCGCGGTCGGCGGACGCCACATTCATCCGATCGCCATTCATGTCGGCGGGGTCACACATCTCCCACGCGACGAGGAACTGACCGGTTTGAAGCGACGGTTGGAAGACTGCCGCACGGATCTTGCGGAGACAGTGGGCCTCTTTGCGACGCTCAAACCGCCAGACTTGCGGCGCGATACGGAATACATGGCCTTGAAAGACGCGGGGGGCGAGTACGCCTTTTACGACGGCGACATTGTTTCGACGCGCGATCCGACGCCGACCCCGGTGGCCCGATACCGCGAGCGGGTCATTGAATCGGTCGTGCGCCACTCGGCGGCCAAGCATTGCCGCTCGCCGCAGAGCGAGACCTACGCAGTCGGCGCGCTGGCGCGGTTCAACAACAACCACGAGCAATTGCATCCCAAAGCCAAAGAGGCAGCGAAGGCGCTGGGCTTGCAACCGCCGTGTGACAATCCGTTCCATAACAACACGGCGCAACTGGTCGAGTCGGTTCACTGCGTCGATGCATCGATTGAATTGATCGACGAGTTGCTGCGACGTGGGTTGCGCCTTGAACCGCTCGTGAAACCGCAGCGGTACGGGGAGATCGGAGCCGGCGCCGCGGAAGTCCCACGGGGCGTGCTCTTTCACGAGTTCGGGATCGACCGTCAAGGTCGCGTGGAAAGCGCCAATCTGATTATTCCAACGGGTCAGAATCTGGCGAACATCGAGGCGGACATGCGCGCCATGGTTCCCAAGCTCATCGACAGCGAGCTTTCCAAGGGCGAAATCAAACTGCAACTGGAAATGCTCGTTCGAGCCTATGACCCGTGCATATCCTGCGCGACGCACTTGCTGGACATTGAGTGGCAGGGGGAAGGGACATGA
- a CDS encoding Hydrogenase maturation protease, whose protein sequence is MIATRNEIVIVGCGRWLYGDDQAGLVAAESLLGMRLPDVRIYATESPAADIALIAADARMLIVIDAARAGAGLPAGDWRRIDYHQNRPRFFEARTPSAHTLSVATALEVADSIGSLPAEVWIYAIGAASAEAGAKVSPLVARAVQDVISAVRRDVIVWHQKHAELSHA, encoded by the coding sequence ATGATCGCAACGCGCAACGAAATTGTGATTGTCGGGTGCGGCCGCTGGCTCTACGGTGACGATCAGGCCGGTCTGGTCGCAGCTGAATCGCTGCTGGGGATGAGACTGCCGGATGTTCGAATCTATGCCACCGAATCGCCCGCCGCGGACATCGCTTTGATTGCAGCCGATGCGAGGATGTTGATCGTGATCGACGCGGCCCGGGCCGGCGCAGGCCTGCCGGCAGGAGACTGGCGACGAATCGATTACCACCAGAACAGGCCGCGCTTTTTCGAGGCGCGAACGCCGAGCGCTCATACGTTGAGCGTCGCAACGGCGCTGGAGGTGGCCGACAGCATCGGGAGCCTTCCCGCGGAAGTCTGGATTTACGCGATCGGCGCGGCATCCGCCGAAGCGGGTGCGAAGGTGTCACCACTCGTGGCACGCGCCGTGCAGGATGTGATCTCCGCTGTTCGACGCGATGTGATCGTCTGGCATCAAAAGCACGCGGAGTTGAGCCATGCATGA
- a CDS encoding hydrogenase nickel incorporation protein: MHEIAIAKAIVEGACAEAHRLGSTGVRRVRCRVGVLRQIDSDLLRDAFELARGESACGRASLEVEAAPMTARCPSCGTGFEIASWDWSCPRCGAEGLDLRGGDELEFVSITPEFVDSCADLGRRIQSPDKVTGSPSVSRENNQGVGVARGE; encoded by the coding sequence ATGCATGAGATTGCGATCGCCAAAGCCATCGTCGAGGGCGCCTGTGCCGAAGCTCATCGTCTTGGATCAACCGGAGTTCGGCGGGTCCGCTGTCGTGTGGGTGTGCTGCGGCAAATCGACTCGGATTTGTTGCGCGATGCATTCGAGTTGGCGCGCGGCGAATCGGCTTGTGGTAGAGCGTCGTTGGAAGTCGAAGCAGCGCCGATGACCGCCCGCTGTCCGTCATGCGGAACTGGCTTCGAAATTGCGAGTTGGGATTGGTCCTGTCCTCGCTGCGGTGCGGAGGGGCTGGATCTGCGCGGCGGCGACGAACTGGAGTTTGTTTCGATCACCCCGGAGTTCGTTGATTCGTGTGCCGACCTCGGACGCCGCATTCAATCGCCGGACAAAGTCACGGGAAGTCCAAGCGTGAGCAGGGAGAACAATCAGGGAGTCGGCGTTGCACGAGGTGAATGA